Proteins from a single region of Kogia breviceps isolate mKogBre1 chromosome 5, mKogBre1 haplotype 1, whole genome shotgun sequence:
- the PTX3 gene encoding pentraxin-related protein PTX3, translating to MHLPVILFCALWSAVSAENSDEYELMYVNLDNEIDNGLHPTEDPTPCDCSRENSEWDKLFIMLENSQMREGMLLQATDDVLRGELQKLRAELGRLAGSLARPCAPVAPAEARLARALDELLQASRDASRRLARLEEAGALQPQEEAGRALGAVLEELRQTQADLRAVQGWAAGRWLPAGCETAILFPMRSKKIFASVHPATPMKLEAFSACIWVKATDVLNKTVLFSYGTKRNPYEIQLYLSYQSIVLVVGGEENRLVTDTVISLGTWTHLCSTWNSEKGHVALWVNGDLVAATVDMATGHVVPEGGILQVGQEKNGCCVGGGFDETLAFSGRLTGFNIWDRVLSKEDIRKAGGAESCHIRGNVVGWAVTEIQPHGGAQYVS from the exons ATGCATCTCCCTGTGATTCTGTTTTGTGCTCTCTGGTCTGCAGTGTCGGCCGAGAACTCGGATGAATACGAGCTCATGTATGTGAATCTGGACAATGAAATAGACAATGGACTCCATCCCACTGAGGACC CTACGCCGTGCGACTGCAGTCGGGAGAACTCCGAGTGGGACAAGCTCTTCATCATGCTGGAGAACTCGCAGATGCGGGAGGGCATGCTGCTGCAGGCCACCGACGACGTCCTCCGGGGTGAGCTGCAGAAGCTGCGGGCCGAGCTGGGCCGGCTGGCGGGCAGCCTGGCGAGGCCGTGCGCGCCGGTGGCCCCCGCCGAGGCCAGGCTGGCCCGGGCGCTGGACGAGCTGCTGCAGGCGAGCCGCGACGCGAGCCGCAGGCTGGCGCGCCTGGAGGAAGCCGGGGCGCTGCAGCCGCAGGAGGAGGCGGGGCGGGCCCTTGGCGCAGTGCTCGAGGAGCTGCGGCAGACGCAGGCCGACCTCCGCGCTGTGCAGGGCTGGGCGGCAGGACGCTGGCTGCCAGCAG GTTGTGAAACAGCGATTTTATTCCCCATGCGTTCCAAGAAGATTTTTGCAAGTGTGCATCCAGCAACACCAATGAAACTTGAGGCTTTCAGTGCCTGCATTTGGGTCAAAGCCACAGATGTGTTAAACAAAACTGTCCTGTTTTCCTATGGCACAAAGAGGAATCCATATGAGATCCAGCTGTACCTCAGCTATCAGTCCATTGTGCTTGTGGTGGGTGGAGAGGAAAACAGACTGGTCACCGATACTGTGATTTCCCTGGGAACGTGGACCCATCTGTGCAGCACCTGGAATTCAGAGAAAGGGCATGTGGCCTTGTGGGTAAATGGTGACCTGGTGGCCGCCACTGTAGACATGGCCACGGGTCACGTTGTTCCCGAGGGAGGAATCCTGCAGGTTGGCCAAGAAAAGAACGGCTGCTGTGTGGGTGGTGGCTTTGATGAGACATTAGCCTTTTCTGGCAGACTCACGGGCTTCAACATCTGGGATCGTGTTCTCAGCAAGGAAGACATAAGAAAGGCTGGAGGAGCAGAGTCCTGTCACATCCGGGGCAATGTGGTTGGGTGGGCAGTCACAGAGATTCAGCCCCACGGAGGAGCGCAGTACGTTTCTTAA